In Sphingobacterium sp. lm-10, one DNA window encodes the following:
- a CDS encoding SusD/RagB family nutrient-binding outer membrane lipoprotein, whose amino-acid sequence MKRYIKQLSACVMAATVLSSCTKNFESINTSPNDALNPNTTLLLSNALRSLGSQTEGVAGWAKDLYPQYMSEIQYTSESRFQNTIYNFYPIYNVPLQDLQTIIALNMDPVASTQAYVTDGGDSESQIGVARVLKAFYFMHMTDRWGMIPYSEALQGRANLTPSYDSQESVYNALFVELTEAQEQLGGGGPVRGDILFNGNVGLWAKWANTLRMAAALHIRKVNPEKARTEFLAAYEAGAMTTNADNALFRYLNDANNQSPLFNNYEVTGRVDYAVSEYMIEQLELHNDPRLPIFALPALSTGTYVGMPFGLIQGQTGAYNRENVSLIGDRFTAQNSVLPLSTYAQVEFMLAEAAFLGWIPDAQTHYLNGIRASFSQYEVEDLEEAYTAYVAQPSVAYSTANGLERIITQKWFANYMANGYESWTDWRRTGFPVLDPGPAPQNTNGSLPRRQGYTTEEAGRNSQSYQAAIGQQGPDALTTRVWWDVED is encoded by the coding sequence ATGAAAAGATATATAAAACAACTGAGTGCTTGTGTGATGGCTGCCACTGTACTAAGTAGCTGTACCAAGAACTTTGAATCCATCAATACAAGTCCGAACGACGCATTAAATCCGAACACCACACTATTGTTGTCTAATGCGTTGCGCTCTTTGGGCAGCCAAACGGAAGGTGTAGCCGGCTGGGCTAAAGACTTGTATCCACAGTACATGTCCGAAATTCAGTACACCAGTGAATCTCGGTTTCAAAATACGATCTACAATTTTTATCCTATCTACAATGTGCCATTGCAGGATTTGCAAACCATTATTGCACTAAACATGGATCCTGTAGCTTCTACCCAGGCTTATGTGACCGATGGTGGAGATAGCGAGAGTCAGATTGGTGTTGCTCGCGTATTAAAAGCATTCTATTTTATGCACATGACGGATCGCTGGGGCATGATCCCATATAGTGAAGCCTTGCAAGGTAGAGCAAATCTAACTCCGAGTTATGACTCACAAGAATCTGTATATAATGCATTATTTGTAGAATTGACAGAAGCACAAGAGCAGTTGGGCGGCGGTGGACCGGTTAGAGGCGACATTCTATTTAATGGTAACGTAGGCCTTTGGGCAAAATGGGCAAACACCTTACGTATGGCTGCCGCTTTGCATATCCGCAAAGTAAACCCTGAAAAAGCTCGTACAGAATTCCTAGCTGCATATGAGGCAGGAGCCATGACTACCAATGCAGATAATGCGTTATTCCGCTACCTAAACGACGCCAATAACCAAAGTCCTTTATTCAATAATTATGAAGTAACAGGTCGTGTAGATTATGCGGTTAGTGAGTATATGATCGAGCAGCTGGAATTACACAATGATCCAAGGTTACCTATTTTTGCGCTTCCTGCATTAAGTACGGGTACCTATGTTGGTATGCCATTTGGACTGATTCAAGGGCAAACTGGAGCATACAACCGAGAAAATGTTTCTTTAATTGGAGATCGTTTTACAGCACAAAATTCGGTACTACCACTTAGTACTTATGCTCAGGTAGAGTTTATGTTGGCAGAAGCCGCATTTCTAGGATGGATTCCAGATGCACAAACGCATTATTTGAATGGAATACGAGCGTCATTTTCTCAATATGAAGTGGAAGATCTAGAAGAAGCTTACACAGCGTATGTCGCTCAGCCATCAGTGGCCTACAGTACAGCTAATGGTTTAGAACGAATTATCACACAAAAATGGTTTGCTAACTATATGGCTAACGGGTATGAATCATGGACCGATTGGAGACGTACCGGTTTTCCTGTGTTAGATCCTGGGCCTGCACCGCAAAATACCAACGGCAGCTTGCCACGAAGACAGGGTTATACCACCGAGGAAGCAGGTCGTAATAGTCAAAGCTATCAAGCTGCGATAGGCCAACAAGGTCCAGACGCGCTGACTACACGTGTGTGGTGGGACGTAGAAGACTAA
- a CDS encoding TonB-dependent receptor: protein MKNINNPDGRLWTALLAVAALSFNTLQAVPLKRDGERLQITQRQETILGRVNDASTNEPISGVTITVRGTNVSTQTDENGQFSIEAQTGQTLVASFLGYKKAEMRVSSSTVNFSLDTEGEDLEEVVVVGYGTMRKSDVTGSISVAKGEEMVKAQNFSALDNLRGQAAGVNVYSNSSQPGAYANRVVIRGTATINSASNPLYVVDGVVMENFHLLNPNDIERMEVLKDASSAAIYGARGANGVILVTTKRGSKDGRRTLSYQGSTSISSPQRYMDLLNAEEWVQTFMIGLENENRYQPDTYNWSLDRRDWFNDPNYFDGNGNPLFDTDWQREATRTAISQNHQLNIQQGDENSSMGAFINYTDQQGIVNNTFNKRLNGKLAYDTKVKEWLSASINLTANHTFGRFTPEDGGGQEARRTMIEMLPWLPIYQPDGQYSFSGSSSINGVLGFEGMSNPVSILDLQERRRANTQIFGNAALTFHLADGLDLKTQYGVDKQRRLYNGYSSILLHNISRPNGWAEIENEDTFYWQQETYLTYNKQFDNHRINAMAGLSWQERTRDFSFNRTEGFTNDFFKWNNMGAGSLPQAPESAYDRWAMNSYFMRASYTLNDKYTATVTGRYDGSSRFGANNKYAFFPSMGLAWIASNESFLQGVSWLNNLKFRSSFGITGNSEINPYQAIARALNGTQVLNNTRVPYSYLQFLPNPDLRWEKTATIDGGFEMGLFQNRLNFDVSYYNRRTTDLLLEDPLPYASGFNFVMRNIGAVNNKGLDIMISGSPVRNDNFQWTSTLNMNYNKNEVIRLGDDNADILLNNFVGAPNSIIRVGENLNSFYGYRRDGIFTVEDFENGLITEEQIGRPNRSANQEILGKGIPDWSGSFINTFAYKGFDMTVDMQVVYGVETLQQFYHSTYDRFGITNGLRDILTDAYSPSNPNTMQQAIFLTNNGHAGQDTRVDSSWIVDGSFLRFNLVQLGYTFDSEWAQRLGISALRVYASANNPWVITSKAFRGYDPESTSTGDENKFGQNVTFFSYPRAKTFTFGLNLTL, encoded by the coding sequence ATGAAAAACATTAACAATCCTGATGGCCGTCTGTGGACTGCGCTACTGGCTGTTGCTGCGCTAAGCTTCAATACGCTGCAAGCGGTTCCACTTAAACGCGATGGCGAGCGATTACAGATTACGCAACGTCAGGAGACGATACTGGGCCGTGTAAACGACGCCAGTACCAACGAACCAATTAGTGGTGTTACTATTACCGTTAGGGGAACCAATGTGAGTACCCAAACAGACGAAAACGGGCAATTTAGCATTGAGGCTCAAACTGGGCAAACACTGGTCGCTTCCTTTTTAGGCTACAAAAAAGCGGAGATGCGGGTTAGCTCTTCCACTGTTAATTTCTCTTTAGATACTGAAGGGGAAGATCTGGAAGAGGTCGTAGTCGTAGGTTACGGTACCATGCGTAAGTCTGACGTGACTGGATCCATTTCTGTTGCTAAAGGCGAGGAAATGGTCAAAGCACAGAACTTTAGTGCACTGGACAACTTACGCGGACAAGCTGCCGGGGTAAATGTGTATTCCAACTCTAGTCAACCAGGTGCCTATGCCAATCGTGTAGTAATCCGCGGTACGGCTACCATCAATTCGGCCTCCAATCCTTTATATGTTGTTGATGGAGTAGTGATGGAAAATTTCCACTTACTCAACCCGAACGATATTGAGCGCATGGAAGTCTTGAAAGATGCTTCTTCTGCCGCGATATATGGTGCGCGTGGTGCCAATGGTGTTATCTTGGTGACTACCAAACGAGGTAGCAAAGATGGTCGCAGAACCTTGAGCTATCAAGGATCGACCAGTATCAGCTCCCCTCAACGTTACATGGATCTCCTGAATGCCGAAGAGTGGGTACAGACCTTCATGATTGGTTTGGAAAACGAAAATCGTTACCAACCGGATACATACAATTGGTCATTAGATCGTAGGGATTGGTTCAATGACCCGAATTACTTCGATGGAAACGGAAATCCTTTATTCGATACCGATTGGCAACGTGAGGCAACCCGCACGGCTATCTCTCAAAATCACCAGTTGAATATTCAGCAGGGCGATGAAAATTCGTCTATGGGTGCCTTTATCAACTATACGGATCAGCAAGGTATTGTCAACAATACTTTTAATAAGCGTTTGAATGGTAAGTTGGCTTATGATACCAAAGTAAAAGAATGGCTTTCTGCAAGTATTAATTTAACAGCTAACCATACGTTCGGTCGTTTTACGCCAGAAGATGGCGGTGGTCAGGAAGCACGTCGTACCATGATTGAGATGCTACCTTGGTTGCCGATTTATCAACCAGATGGACAGTATTCATTTTCTGGCTCATCTAGTATCAATGGTGTTCTTGGATTTGAGGGAATGTCTAATCCCGTATCTATTCTGGATCTGCAGGAGAGAAGACGTGCCAACACCCAGATTTTTGGTAATGCAGCGCTGACTTTTCATCTGGCGGATGGATTAGATTTGAAAACTCAGTACGGTGTAGATAAGCAAAGAAGATTGTACAATGGTTATTCTTCTATTTTGTTACATAACATTTCTCGACCAAATGGTTGGGCGGAGATCGAAAACGAAGATACTTTTTACTGGCAACAAGAGACCTATTTAACGTATAACAAGCAGTTTGATAACCACCGTATCAATGCGATGGCGGGTTTGTCTTGGCAGGAACGCACACGCGATTTCAGCTTTAACCGTACAGAGGGTTTTACGAACGACTTCTTTAAGTGGAACAATATGGGAGCTGGTTCTCTACCACAGGCGCCAGAATCTGCTTACGATCGTTGGGCAATGAATTCCTACTTTATGAGAGCATCGTATACCTTAAACGATAAGTATACCGCAACGGTGACAGGTCGTTACGACGGATCATCTAGATTTGGTGCGAATAACAAGTATGCCTTCTTCCCATCTATGGGTCTTGCTTGGATTGCTTCCAATGAATCGTTTTTACAAGGAGTTTCTTGGTTGAATAATTTGAAATTCCGTAGTAGCTTCGGTATTACAGGTAACTCGGAGATTAATCCTTATCAAGCGATAGCGAGAGCATTGAATGGTACACAGGTATTAAATAACACGCGCGTACCTTATTCCTACCTACAATTCCTACCTAACCCAGACCTTCGCTGGGAAAAAACAGCTACCATCGATGGTGGTTTCGAAATGGGCTTATTTCAGAACCGTTTGAACTTTGATGTATCTTACTATAATCGTAGAACGACAGACTTATTGTTAGAAGATCCTCTTCCTTATGCATCTGGATTTAATTTCGTGATGCGCAATATTGGTGCAGTAAATAACAAAGGTCTGGATATTATGATTAGTGGATCGCCAGTGCGGAATGATAACTTCCAATGGACATCTACCTTAAACATGAATTACAACAAGAACGAGGTAATTCGTCTGGGAGACGATAATGCAGATATTTTGTTAAATAACTTCGTAGGAGCGCCAAACAGTATTATCCGTGTTGGCGAAAACTTAAATAGCTTCTATGGATACCGTCGCGATGGCATCTTTACGGTAGAAGATTTTGAGAATGGCTTGATTACCGAAGAGCAAATCGGTAGACCGAATCGTTCGGCAAACCAAGAGATCTTAGGTAAAGGTATTCCAGACTGGTCAGGAAGTTTTATCAATACGTTTGCCTATAAAGGTTTTGATATGACGGTAGATATGCAAGTGGTCTATGGCGTAGAAACATTACAACAGTTTTATCACTCTACCTACGACCGTTTTGGTATTACCAATGGCTTGCGTGATATCTTAACAGACGCGTACAGCCCATCGAATCCGAATACAATGCAACAGGCGATCTTCCTGACGAACAACGGCCATGCCGGACAAGATACTCGGGTAGACTCTTCTTGGATTGTCGACGGTTCTTTCCTTCGTTTCAATCTAGTCCAGTTGGGATATACGTTTGATTCAGAATGGGCACAGCGTTTAGGTATCTCTGCTTTGCGTGTATACGCGAGTGCAAACAACCCTTGGGTAATTACTTCTAAAGCTTTTAGAGGCTATGATCCGGAAAGTACGTCTACGGGAGATGAGAACAAATTCGGACAGAACGTTACCTTCTTCTCTTACCCAAGAGCGAAGACCTTTACGTTTGGTTTGAATCTTACCCTGTAA
- a CDS encoding GMC family oxidoreductase, with protein MANINIDSVKDRTYDAIVIGSGISGGWSAKELCEKGLKTLVLERGRDVKHIKDYPTTNMNPWEFEHRNEMPYENKKENPIVSRCYAYHEDAAHFFVKDQEHPYVQDKPFDWIRGYQVGGKSLLWARQTQRWSDFDFEGPQRDGFAVDWPIRYADLKPWYDYVERFAGISGDKDGLPELPDGEFLPGYPLNVVEKYFKQKVEGKYPERKVISARCAHISKPQPIHIEQGRTQCQNRTLCQRGCPFGGYFSSNASTLPWAAKTGNMTLRPDAVVHSILYDKDKNRAIGVKVIDRNTKEEIDFFAKVIFVNAAAINTNLILLNSKSERFPNGLGNDSGTLGKYVAFHNYSARIYAEYEGLLDYATAGRNPAGGGYIPRFRNLHKQETDYLRGYAAGFGAWRSQHSDRTGWGDDLKNSLLNPEWGNWGVGSHMMGETIPKEASYVALDKTKNDDWGIPLLHISVDYDDNDAKMKKDYLDTMEDMFTEAGFTNIRRDENSQAPGLDIHEMGGARMGHDPKTSVLNKWNQMHDVSNVFVTDGAAMTSTSTQNPSLTYMAFSARSVDYAVKELKKGAI; from the coding sequence ATGGCAAATATAAATATTGACTCCGTCAAAGATAGAACGTACGATGCAATTGTGATTGGTTCGGGAATCAGTGGTGGCTGGTCAGCAAAAGAGTTGTGCGAAAAGGGGCTGAAAACGTTGGTACTGGAGCGCGGTCGGGATGTGAAACATATCAAAGATTATCCCACCACGAATATGAATCCTTGGGAGTTTGAGCATCGAAATGAAATGCCCTACGAAAATAAGAAGGAGAATCCAATCGTTAGCCGTTGCTATGCGTACCATGAGGATGCCGCGCATTTCTTCGTGAAAGACCAAGAACACCCCTACGTACAAGATAAACCATTTGATTGGATCCGTGGCTATCAGGTTGGTGGTAAGTCGCTACTTTGGGCGCGGCAAACCCAGCGCTGGTCAGACTTCGATTTCGAAGGGCCACAGCGTGATGGTTTTGCTGTGGATTGGCCCATTCGTTATGCTGATCTAAAACCGTGGTATGATTATGTAGAGCGGTTTGCAGGCATTTCGGGTGACAAGGATGGCCTACCCGAACTGCCAGATGGAGAGTTCCTGCCAGGCTATCCACTCAACGTGGTCGAAAAATATTTTAAACAAAAAGTGGAAGGGAAATATCCGGAGCGTAAAGTTATATCGGCTCGCTGTGCACATATCTCGAAGCCACAACCTATCCATATTGAGCAAGGACGTACACAGTGTCAGAATCGTACATTGTGCCAGCGTGGCTGTCCATTTGGAGGGTATTTTAGTTCAAATGCTTCCACACTGCCCTGGGCTGCGAAGACCGGTAATATGACCTTGCGCCCCGATGCGGTTGTGCACTCCATTCTATACGATAAAGATAAGAATAGAGCTATCGGCGTTAAAGTGATTGATAGAAATACAAAAGAGGAGATTGATTTCTTCGCTAAAGTGATTTTCGTTAATGCCGCAGCGATTAATACCAACCTAATTTTATTAAATTCCAAATCCGAACGTTTTCCAAACGGGTTGGGTAATGATAGTGGTACATTGGGCAAATACGTCGCATTTCACAATTACAGTGCGAGAATCTATGCAGAATATGAAGGATTGTTGGATTACGCTACAGCAGGCCGTAACCCGGCTGGTGGTGGTTACATACCTCGATTTCGGAACTTACACAAACAAGAAACGGATTACCTCCGTGGCTATGCTGCCGGATTTGGCGCTTGGCGATCTCAACATTCCGATCGGACTGGCTGGGGAGATGATTTGAAAAACTCCCTGCTTAATCCAGAATGGGGAAATTGGGGTGTAGGTTCACATATGATGGGAGAGACCATTCCTAAGGAGGCAAGTTATGTCGCATTAGATAAAACAAAAAATGATGACTGGGGCATTCCTTTGCTACATATCTCGGTAGATTATGATGATAATGACGCCAAGATGAAGAAGGATTATCTGGACACTATGGAAGACATGTTTACAGAAGCCGGTTTTACCAATATTCGTAGAGATGAAAACTCACAAGCGCCCGGTCTAGATATCCACGAAATGGGCGGTGCTCGCATGGGACATGATCCAAAAACTTCAGTACTCAATAAATGGAACCAAATGCACGATGTTTCCAACGTTTTCGTTACAGATGGTGCAGCCATGACCTCTACATCTACCCAAAATCCATCGTTAACTTATATGGCGTTCTCAGCCAGATCTGTTGATTATGCCGTAAAAGAACTGAAGAAAGGCGCTATTTAG
- a CDS encoding SusC/RagA family TonB-linked outer membrane protein: MSKKLFSFLLSWLFLVGIGYAQTRTITGNVVSARTGDVLAGATVRVTGTDVATQTNAQGKFTIDVPSGSSTLTVDFVGMQERIFTIGSQDNINIQLDDDDQSVGEVIVTALGVQRTRNSLGYSVQAIKGEDLTMVRQPDLNTALAGKIAGVQVQSTSGAAFGTSTIRIRGINSLSGGNPIYVVDGMITDPEAVNMDDVADLTVLKGPAATALYGQRGSEGAVVIKTLGGRTRDGIGVNFNQATSFESVYLLPKYQNEYAGGYSQEWSTYNHNPNIAPDYLAPYDGVNILNYGADESWGPRMDGTMYMPFYGWDPSHPQFGQLTPLVAQPNNVRDFYNTGVSANTNVAFDKAGDNYQTRFSFTNVSRTGIVPNSKLGRNWLSTNSSLNLTDRLTVSANVNFQHEVYNNRPKDGYSSQTTGSFNQWFQRQLDMNTLRDYKRPDGTFRSWNIVSPTNPNPAYWDNPYTEVFENTQFDTYQRIYGNITANYQLTNALSAAVIARGNFLQVEETGRIASGTLQQDSYSQYMNNQDEVNYVGTLAFKEQYGDFTVDAAAFGEYRRNQRRFTDAATAGGLAVPGLYTLEASIDRPTVQTRYFDQRVNSLYGYAAVGYKEFLYLEGNIRNDWSSTLPRDNNSFLYGGLSTSFIFSHFIEPNEFFSFGKLRASFAKVGTDTDPYQILQTYSIRNAYGSNPLLTVPDVIPNANLLPTLSTSYEIGTELRFFNSRLLFDFNYYTRSATNQILNLPVSGTSGFAQSLINAGRIDNHGYEFTLGGTPIRNSNFKWDLNANIGINRNQVVRLDEQVSNLQIELDNTPSSFGFVGSPLITLNAYEGQPYGQLIGMGIVKDENGNRVVGEDGYYLREDNMNLGSIIPDFTGGLTSSFSYKNFRAGFSLDFQKGGKYMSISSMFGNYTGVLAETAGLNENGVPRRDPVENRGGTLLPGVKENGEVNDIFVDTQNLYENDMFSLWEEWVYDRSFIKLREVNIGYDLPTRFFQNTPFKSASFSLIATNPWLIYAKNRNVDPSILETSWFEGGQLPSTRSWGFSLRVGL; encoded by the coding sequence ATGAGTAAAAAACTATTTAGTTTTCTTTTGTCGTGGCTATTTCTGGTGGGAATAGGCTACGCGCAAACCCGAACAATTACTGGGAATGTCGTTTCTGCACGAACTGGCGATGTTTTGGCAGGAGCCACTGTTCGAGTTACAGGAACCGATGTGGCAACACAAACTAATGCGCAGGGGAAATTCACTATTGATGTTCCCAGTGGCAGTTCAACGCTTACTGTTGACTTTGTAGGGATGCAGGAGCGAATCTTTACCATCGGCTCGCAAGACAATATCAATATTCAATTGGATGACGACGACCAAAGTGTAGGTGAAGTCATTGTAACGGCTTTAGGAGTTCAACGAACGAGAAACTCTTTAGGATATAGCGTACAAGCTATCAAAGGGGAAGATTTGACGATGGTACGTCAGCCCGATCTAAATACGGCTTTAGCTGGTAAAATTGCGGGTGTGCAAGTACAATCTACATCTGGTGCAGCCTTCGGTACATCTACCATCCGTATTCGCGGTATCAATTCACTCTCTGGTGGAAACCCGATTTACGTAGTTGATGGGATGATTACTGATCCGGAAGCGGTCAATATGGATGATGTGGCAGACCTTACCGTGCTGAAAGGCCCAGCGGCGACCGCATTATACGGTCAGCGTGGATCGGAAGGTGCAGTCGTTATTAAAACATTAGGAGGACGCACACGCGACGGGATTGGCGTTAACTTTAATCAGGCAACTTCTTTCGAAAGTGTTTATCTGTTGCCTAAGTATCAAAATGAATACGCGGGTGGATACTCACAAGAATGGAGTACGTATAACCACAATCCAAATATTGCTCCAGACTATCTGGCACCCTACGATGGTGTTAATATCCTGAACTATGGAGCCGACGAAAGTTGGGGTCCACGTATGGATGGAACGATGTATATGCCATTCTATGGCTGGGATCCGTCACATCCACAATTTGGTCAGTTAACGCCTTTGGTCGCTCAACCAAACAATGTACGCGACTTTTACAATACTGGCGTAAGTGCCAATACCAACGTGGCTTTTGATAAAGCAGGCGATAATTACCAAACTCGGTTCTCTTTCACCAATGTATCACGTACCGGTATTGTGCCAAATAGTAAGTTGGGAAGAAATTGGTTGTCAACTAATTCATCACTGAACCTTACCGACAGGCTGACGGTTTCTGCCAATGTGAACTTCCAGCATGAAGTGTATAATAACCGTCCGAAGGATGGATACAGCTCACAAACGACAGGCTCTTTCAATCAGTGGTTCCAGCGCCAGTTAGACATGAACACTTTACGTGACTATAAACGCCCGGATGGTACCTTCAGAAGCTGGAATATTGTTAGTCCAACCAATCCAAATCCAGCGTACTGGGATAATCCTTATACAGAAGTATTTGAGAACACACAATTTGATACATACCAGCGAATCTATGGTAATATTACTGCAAATTATCAACTGACAAATGCTTTGAGTGCAGCAGTAATAGCTAGGGGAAACTTTTTGCAGGTGGAGGAAACGGGACGTATTGCTAGTGGTACACTGCAGCAAGACAGCTACTCACAGTACATGAATAACCAAGATGAGGTAAACTACGTCGGTACATTAGCCTTCAAAGAACAATATGGAGACTTCACCGTAGATGCAGCCGCCTTTGGTGAATATCGCCGTAATCAACGTCGTTTCACGGATGCAGCTACCGCTGGCGGATTAGCTGTTCCGGGTTTATATACCTTGGAAGCGTCGATTGACAGACCAACGGTGCAAACTCGGTACTTTGACCAACGGGTCAATTCCTTGTATGGTTATGCAGCAGTCGGATATAAAGAATTTTTATATTTAGAAGGTAATATCCGTAATGATTGGTCTTCCACCTTGCCAAGAGATAATAATTCCTTCTTATACGGAGGTCTATCTACTTCATTTATCTTTAGCCACTTTATTGAGCCTAACGAGTTTTTCTCCTTTGGTAAGTTGAGAGCATCATTTGCGAAAGTGGGTACAGATACCGATCCTTATCAGATTTTACAAACGTACAGTATCCGCAACGCATATGGCAGTAATCCTTTGTTGACGGTGCCAGATGTTATTCCAAATGCGAATCTTTTGCCAACCTTATCTACCTCGTATGAGATCGGTACAGAGTTGCGGTTCTTCAACAGCCGGTTATTGTTCGATTTTAACTACTACACGCGTAGCGCTACCAATCAAATCCTTAATCTACCAGTATCCGGTACAAGTGGTTTCGCACAAAGCTTAATTAACGCGGGTCGGATTGATAACCATGGTTACGAATTCACTTTGGGAGGTACACCAATTCGCAATAGCAACTTTAAGTGGGATCTGAATGCCAATATAGGTATCAACAGAAATCAAGTCGTCCGTCTGGATGAGCAAGTAAGCAACCTGCAAATTGAGTTAGATAATACACCTTCCTCGTTTGGTTTCGTAGGTTCTCCGTTGATCACTTTAAATGCGTATGAAGGGCAGCCTTATGGTCAGTTGATCGGTATGGGTATTGTAAAAGACGAAAACGGTAACCGCGTCGTAGGTGAAGATGGTTATTACTTACGCGAAGACAACATGAATCTTGGGAGTATTATTCCAGACTTCACCGGAGGTCTTACTTCGTCCTTCTCCTACAAAAATTTCCGCGCCGGGTTTTCACTGGATTTCCAAAAGGGTGGTAAATACATGTCTATTTCTTCCATGTTTGGTAATTATACAGGCGTATTGGCGGAAACTGCTGGCTTGAACGAAAATGGCGTTCCGCGTCGCGATCCTGTCGAAAACCGCGGTGGAACCTTGTTGCCTGGTGTGAAAGAAAATGGCGAAGTCAATGACATCTTTGTAGATACGCAAAATCTCTATGAGAACGATATGTTTTCTCTGTGGGAAGAATGGGTGTACGACCGTAGTTTTATCAAATTACGCGAGGTGAACATTGGTTACGATCTTCCAACTAGATTTTTCCAAAATACACCGTTTAAATCCGCGAGTTTCTCGCTTATTGCGACTAATCCTTGGTTGATCTATGCAAAAAACCGCAATGTGGATCCCTCTATTTTAGAAACATCTTGGTTTGAAGGCGGACAGTTACCAAGCACACGTTCTTGGGGTTTTAGCCTACGTGTTGGTCTGTAA
- a CDS encoding gluconate 2-dehydrogenase subunit 3 family protein: MKRREVIKQMFVMAGGILIASSCDFSGKKASITLHNVDFSADDEVLLGRLVDVIIPEDDSPGGKCLNLHLFVMKMLDDCASPEQQEAFTVGLKKCHRADKGDDAELLNYLKGLSDEDQFATILKARTLQGYLNSEYVMTNKLIYELVPGRYDGAVKINA; encoded by the coding sequence ATGAAAAGAAGAGAGGTCATCAAACAAATGTTTGTGATGGCGGGTGGTATATTGATCGCTAGTTCCTGCGATTTTAGTGGTAAGAAAGCATCCATCACCCTTCATAATGTCGATTTTTCGGCAGACGATGAAGTACTTTTGGGAAGATTAGTCGACGTCATTATTCCGGAAGATGATTCGCCAGGCGGTAAATGCCTCAATTTGCACTTGTTTGTGATGAAAATGCTGGACGATTGTGCATCTCCAGAGCAACAAGAAGCTTTTACGGTTGGTCTCAAGAAGTGCCATAGGGCAGATAAAGGAGATGATGCCGAGCTATTGAACTATCTGAAAGGTCTATCCGACGAAGATCAGTTTGCTACTATCTTGAAGGCGCGCACACTACAAGGTTACCTTAATTCGGAGTACGTGATGACGAACAAATTGATCTATGAATTAGTGCCGGGAAGATACGATGGTGCTGTGAAAATAAATGCGTAA
- a CDS encoding fumarylacetoacetate hydrolase family protein, with protein sequence MKIVAIGRNYINHAKELNNPIPEEPVIFLKPDTAVLRDNKDFYYPEFSKDVHYEVEVVLRICNEGKHVAEKFAHKYYDAIGLGIDFTARDIQQKHKEKGLPWELAKAFDQSAVISPMVPKEELGNVSNLSFSLQKNGEIVQVGNTKDVIFNFDQLIAYISARITLRKGDLIYTGTPEGVGPVQIGDQLIGYLADKKMFSCSIK encoded by the coding sequence ATGAAAATAGTCGCTATAGGACGTAATTATATAAATCACGCTAAAGAACTTAACAATCCGATTCCCGAAGAGCCGGTAATATTTTTGAAACCAGACACTGCCGTGTTGCGAGATAACAAAGACTTTTATTATCCAGAGTTTTCTAAGGACGTTCATTACGAAGTAGAAGTAGTCTTACGAATCTGCAATGAGGGAAAACATGTCGCGGAAAAGTTTGCCCACAAGTATTATGATGCCATTGGCCTTGGTATTGATTTCACAGCGCGCGATATTCAACAAAAACACAAAGAAAAAGGTCTGCCTTGGGAATTGGCCAAAGCCTTTGACCAATCTGCAGTAATTAGTCCGATGGTTCCCAAAGAAGAATTGGGAAATGTATCAAACCTATCCTTTTCGCTACAGAAGAATGGTGAAATAGTGCAGGTCGGAAACACGAAAGATGTTATTTTTAACTTTGATCAGCTTATTGCTTATATATCTGCGCGCATTACGCTAAGAAAAGGAGATTTAATCTACACAGGTACTCCCGAGGGCGTTGGGCCGGTACAAATTGGCGATCAACTAATCGGCTACTTAGCGGATAAAAAAATGTTCAGCTGCTCTATAAAATAA